From the Dunckerocampus dactyliophorus isolate RoL2022-P2 chromosome 12, RoL_Ddac_1.1, whole genome shotgun sequence genome, one window contains:
- the ankk1 gene encoding ankyrin repeat and protein kinase domain-containing protein 1 isoform X1, with protein sequence MDCPETSHGLLKHFKKEDFETDWIKVAEGKFGQVYQVKVKLWREKCALKVLDTSACAHIYRRIIEEASSIAKVKFKYMVSVYGLCTESPAIVMEYMSNGSLNNLLSSLNLMWPKKFQMIHEASMGMNFLHSLQPPLLHLNLKTANILLDDHLHVKISDFGLIHWEDGTDKKPFIEHLIARGNISYIPPEAFSQNCSPPGPSYDVYSFGIVIWEILTQQKPYTGCSMTTVLLHVSHGRRPSVEIMPEHRPWECDQMISIMQHCWDQERQKRPQFSETVKKTEALSEILKIPESMQCQNNSGNGHRLEHQCPAFPIYEISSPQLSDVLPDKHSSKDGVLSLLLQKDFGSFRSSVRREHVCTQFTGSKSLLHYTVASGDKKSVEHVLSLGADVNCSMTRGYTPLIVAVLNRLNDIVSLLLDHGADPAQGDEDQWTAVHFAAQNGDDRALRILLDKGAVADAREKSGWMPLHLACQNGHEAVVRLLLTRLCVKAIGEREEVQERTALHLAAAYGHMNITKLLLSQGADPNATDASLSTPLHLSANAGHNRIVRQLLKDGAEVDSVDRRGYSPLHLAAIKGHTGICRQLLSMKATPDVKTHQGWTPVHLAAIKRHETTVMELKSLGASVNAPGENGWTSLHIACHQSEPQLVAKLLAAKADPNVVEDSEHWTPLHVACASLSFPSVLHLISHQADVNAVSTAKATPLHLAAQQGNVPIVKALLLNGADTTLQDCSGSAPVDVAKRHGKCEVVQLLERQSEAFC encoded by the exons ATGGATTGCCCAGAAACATCCCATGGACTGCTCAAACACTTCAAGAAGGAGGATTTTGAGACGGACTGGATTAAAGTGGCCGAAGGTAAATTTGGTCAAGTGTACCAAGTCAAGGTCAAGCTATGGCGGGAGAAGTGTGCCCTTAAAGTTCTGGACACAAGTGCGTGTGCACACATTTACAG GAGAATAATTGAAGAAGCATCCAGCATAGCGAAAGTGAAATTCAAGTACATGGTATCCGTCTATGGTCTGTGCACTGAATCACCTGCCATTGTAATGGAGTACATGAGTAATGGATCGCTCAACAATCTCCTAAGTAGTCTCAATCTGATGTGGCCCAAGAAGTTCCAGATGATTCACGAGGCCTCCATGGGCATGAATTTCCTCCACAGCTTGCAACCCCCGCTACTTCATCTGAACCTGAAAACAGCCAATATCCTACTGGATGATCATCTTCATGTCAAG ATTTCGGACTTTGGTTTAATCCACTGGGAAGACGGGACGGACAAGAAGCCGTTCATAGAGCATCTGATAGCAAGAGGAAATATCAGCTACATTCCTCCTGAGGCCTTCAGTCAGAACTGCAGTCCTCCAGGACCTTCCTACGATGTTTACAG CTTTGGAATTGTAATCTGGGAGATTCTGACACAACAGAAGCCTTACACGG GGTGCAGTATGACCACCGTGCTCTTACATGTGTCACATGGCAGGAGACCCAGTGTGGAGATAATGCCTGAACACAGGCCATGGGAGTGTGATCAGATGATCAGCATCATGCAGCATTGCTGGGATCAGGAGCGCCAAAAGAGACCGCAGTTCTCTG AAACTGTGAAGAAAACAGAGGCCCTGAGTGAAATCTTGAAGATCCCCGAATCGATGCAGTGTCAGAACAACAGCGGAAACGGACAcagattggaacaccaatgtcCAGCTTTCCCTATTTATGAA ATTTCCTCACCTCAGTTGTCGGACGTTCTTCCAG ACAAACATTCCAGCAAGGACGGTGTGCTCTCCCTCCTCCTACAGAAGGACTTTGGTAGTTTTAGGTCGTCGGTAAGGCGAGAGCATGTGTGCACGCAGTTTACAGGCAGCAAGAGTCTGCTGCACTACACGGtggccagtggggacaagaagAGCGTCGAGCACGTCCTGAGTCTGGGTGCTGACGTCAACTGTTCCATGACGAGAGGCTACACGCCGCTGATTGTTGCCGTCCTCAACAG ACTTAACGACATCGTCTCCTTGTTGCTGGATCATGGCGCCGACCCCGCCCAGGGAGACGAGGACCAGTGGACCGCCGTTCATTTTGCGGCGCAGAATGGCGATGACAGGGCCTTACGCATCCTTTTGGACAAAGGAGCGGTGGCGGATGCTCGGGAAAAGTCGGGATGGATGCCGCTCCACCTGGCGTGCCAGAATGGCCATGAGGCCGTCGTCCGCTTGCTGCTGACACGGCTGTGCGTCAAGGCGATTGGGGAAAGGGAGGAGGTGCAGGAGAGGACGGCACTCCACTTGGCCGCCGCCTACGGACACATGAATATCACCAAGCTGCTCCTCTCTCAGGGGGCCGATCCCAACGCTACAGACGCCTCCCTGTCCACTCCTCTTCACTTGTCAGCCAACGCGGGGCATAACAGGATAGTGCGGCAGTTGTTGAAGGACGGAGCTGAGGTTGATAGTGTCGACAGGCGAGGCTACTCTCCGCTTCACCTTGCGGCGATTAAAGGTCACACCGGCATATGCAGGCAGCTGCTCTCCATGAAGGCCACCCCGGACGTCAAAACGCACCAGGGCTGGACCCCCGTGCACCTGGCCGCCATCAAGAGACACGAAACCACCGTGATGGAGCTGAAAAGCCTGGGCGCCAGCGTGAACGCTCCAGGCGAGAACGGATGGACGTCGCTCCACATCGCCTGCCACCAGAGCGAGCCCCAACTGGTGGCTAAGCTCCTGGCAGCCAAGGCCGACCCCAACGTGGTGGAGGACAGCGAGCATTGGACGCCGTTACACGTGGCCTGTGCCAGTCTCAGCTTCCCAAGCGTTCTCCACTTGATTTCTCATCAGGCTGATGTGAACGCTGTCAGCACAGCAAAGGCGACGCCTTTGCACTTGGCGGCCCAGCAGGGCAACGTGCCCATCGTGAAGGCGCTTCTGCTCAACGGTGCAGACACGACCTTGCAAGACTGCTCTGGATCTGCCCCTGTTGATGTTGCCAAGAGGCATGGAAAATGTGAAGTAGTGCAACTGCTAGAGAGACAATCTGAAGCCTTTTGCTAA
- the ankk1 gene encoding ankyrin repeat and protein kinase domain-containing protein 1 isoform X2 has translation MDCPETSHGLLKHFKKEDFETDWIKVAEGKFGQVYQVKVKLWREKCALKVLDTSACAHIYRRIIEEASSIAKVKFKYMVSVYGLCTESPAIVMEYMSNGSLNNLLSSLNLMWPKKFQMIHEASMGMNFLHSLQPPLLHLNLKTANILLDDHLHVKISDFGLIHWEDGTDKKPFIEHLIARGNISYIPPEAFSQNCSPPGPSYDVYRRPSVEIMPEHRPWECDQMISIMQHCWDQERQKRPQFSETVKKTEALSEILKIPESMQCQNNSGNGHRLEHQCPAFPIYEISSPQLSDVLPDKHSSKDGVLSLLLQKDFGSFRSSVRREHVCTQFTGSKSLLHYTVASGDKKSVEHVLSLGADVNCSMTRGYTPLIVAVLNRLNDIVSLLLDHGADPAQGDEDQWTAVHFAAQNGDDRALRILLDKGAVADAREKSGWMPLHLACQNGHEAVVRLLLTRLCVKAIGEREEVQERTALHLAAAYGHMNITKLLLSQGADPNATDASLSTPLHLSANAGHNRIVRQLLKDGAEVDSVDRRGYSPLHLAAIKGHTGICRQLLSMKATPDVKTHQGWTPVHLAAIKRHETTVMELKSLGASVNAPGENGWTSLHIACHQSEPQLVAKLLAAKADPNVVEDSEHWTPLHVACASLSFPSVLHLISHQADVNAVSTAKATPLHLAAQQGNVPIVKALLLNGADTTLQDCSGSAPVDVAKRHGKCEVVQLLERQSEAFC, from the exons ATGGATTGCCCAGAAACATCCCATGGACTGCTCAAACACTTCAAGAAGGAGGATTTTGAGACGGACTGGATTAAAGTGGCCGAAGGTAAATTTGGTCAAGTGTACCAAGTCAAGGTCAAGCTATGGCGGGAGAAGTGTGCCCTTAAAGTTCTGGACACAAGTGCGTGTGCACACATTTACAG GAGAATAATTGAAGAAGCATCCAGCATAGCGAAAGTGAAATTCAAGTACATGGTATCCGTCTATGGTCTGTGCACTGAATCACCTGCCATTGTAATGGAGTACATGAGTAATGGATCGCTCAACAATCTCCTAAGTAGTCTCAATCTGATGTGGCCCAAGAAGTTCCAGATGATTCACGAGGCCTCCATGGGCATGAATTTCCTCCACAGCTTGCAACCCCCGCTACTTCATCTGAACCTGAAAACAGCCAATATCCTACTGGATGATCATCTTCATGTCAAG ATTTCGGACTTTGGTTTAATCCACTGGGAAGACGGGACGGACAAGAAGCCGTTCATAGAGCATCTGATAGCAAGAGGAAATATCAGCTACATTCCTCCTGAGGCCTTCAGTCAGAACTGCAGTCCTCCAGGACCTTCCTACGATGTTTACAG GAGACCCAGTGTGGAGATAATGCCTGAACACAGGCCATGGGAGTGTGATCAGATGATCAGCATCATGCAGCATTGCTGGGATCAGGAGCGCCAAAAGAGACCGCAGTTCTCTG AAACTGTGAAGAAAACAGAGGCCCTGAGTGAAATCTTGAAGATCCCCGAATCGATGCAGTGTCAGAACAACAGCGGAAACGGACAcagattggaacaccaatgtcCAGCTTTCCCTATTTATGAA ATTTCCTCACCTCAGTTGTCGGACGTTCTTCCAG ACAAACATTCCAGCAAGGACGGTGTGCTCTCCCTCCTCCTACAGAAGGACTTTGGTAGTTTTAGGTCGTCGGTAAGGCGAGAGCATGTGTGCACGCAGTTTACAGGCAGCAAGAGTCTGCTGCACTACACGGtggccagtggggacaagaagAGCGTCGAGCACGTCCTGAGTCTGGGTGCTGACGTCAACTGTTCCATGACGAGAGGCTACACGCCGCTGATTGTTGCCGTCCTCAACAG ACTTAACGACATCGTCTCCTTGTTGCTGGATCATGGCGCCGACCCCGCCCAGGGAGACGAGGACCAGTGGACCGCCGTTCATTTTGCGGCGCAGAATGGCGATGACAGGGCCTTACGCATCCTTTTGGACAAAGGAGCGGTGGCGGATGCTCGGGAAAAGTCGGGATGGATGCCGCTCCACCTGGCGTGCCAGAATGGCCATGAGGCCGTCGTCCGCTTGCTGCTGACACGGCTGTGCGTCAAGGCGATTGGGGAAAGGGAGGAGGTGCAGGAGAGGACGGCACTCCACTTGGCCGCCGCCTACGGACACATGAATATCACCAAGCTGCTCCTCTCTCAGGGGGCCGATCCCAACGCTACAGACGCCTCCCTGTCCACTCCTCTTCACTTGTCAGCCAACGCGGGGCATAACAGGATAGTGCGGCAGTTGTTGAAGGACGGAGCTGAGGTTGATAGTGTCGACAGGCGAGGCTACTCTCCGCTTCACCTTGCGGCGATTAAAGGTCACACCGGCATATGCAGGCAGCTGCTCTCCATGAAGGCCACCCCGGACGTCAAAACGCACCAGGGCTGGACCCCCGTGCACCTGGCCGCCATCAAGAGACACGAAACCACCGTGATGGAGCTGAAAAGCCTGGGCGCCAGCGTGAACGCTCCAGGCGAGAACGGATGGACGTCGCTCCACATCGCCTGCCACCAGAGCGAGCCCCAACTGGTGGCTAAGCTCCTGGCAGCCAAGGCCGACCCCAACGTGGTGGAGGACAGCGAGCATTGGACGCCGTTACACGTGGCCTGTGCCAGTCTCAGCTTCCCAAGCGTTCTCCACTTGATTTCTCATCAGGCTGATGTGAACGCTGTCAGCACAGCAAAGGCGACGCCTTTGCACTTGGCGGCCCAGCAGGGCAACGTGCCCATCGTGAAGGCGCTTCTGCTCAACGGTGCAGACACGACCTTGCAAGACTGCTCTGGATCTGCCCCTGTTGATGTTGCCAAGAGGCATGGAAAATGTGAAGTAGTGCAACTGCTAGAGAGACAATCTGAAGCCTTTTGCTAA